Genomic segment of Mastomys coucha isolate ucsf_1 unplaced genomic scaffold, UCSF_Mcou_1 pScaffold23, whole genome shotgun sequence:
ACACTCCTCACAGTTAGAATTTTTCCAGCCTAGGATGTTTCAAACTGatctactttctgtttctttatttgccTTCTGGACTATGTGAATTAAATCATATAAGAGGTGGTTTCTTGAGGCTGAATCCTTTCACATAGCATGATGTTTCTGAGGCTCTCTTACCACATAAAAGATGCTAGTATTttgctgtctttttcttccttccttccttccttcctcccttccttccttccttcctttctttctttctctcttcctttctttctttctttctttctttcttcctttctttctttctttctttctttctttctttctttctttctttctttgttttttgtttgttttgatacagggtttctgtttaatagccttgactgtcctggaattcactttgtagaccaggctggcctctgtctccctagtgcagGGATTATGGTGTTTGCCACCATATCAGCTTATTTTACTGCCTTTTATTGATCAATAGTATACTTGCCACTCTTCCATAaggctttggtttgttttccagcacctacatgatagcCCAACACTTTGTAACTGGTTCTTGACTATCTGATATCATCtttggcctctatgggcaccaggaaCACCTgtggtgtgcatatatacatgaaggcaaatactcacacataaaaataaatattaaagaagaatTCCACTTAACAGATACACATTTTTTCTACTTACCAGTTGATAGATATGTctaaatagatagatataaatagatcATTTTTGATTTATGGCAGGGATCATCCACAAATTTTATGGGGgcatgcttttttttctcttggatatTATTAAGAAGTGGGATTGTTAAGTTGATGtttaacattttcagaaaaataaattgctttCAAAAGTGGTTGTGTCATTTTACAACAATACCAACAGCATGTGAGGTTTTGTATCTCCATACCCTTGTTAACATTTAATTTGTGTATGACGTATGTCTCAAAGTAATTCTATTGAGTATAAAAAGCAATGTGACTGTGGTTTTTgtgactttatttctttaataagatataaaaacattttaatacttCTTCAGTCATTTGTCTACTATCCACAGTGAAATACgtgttatttttttgtatttttggttaggttgtttgttttcttctgagctAGATGAGCTCTTTATGAATGCTGAATATGTCTTATATCAGACTATATTTTGtaagtattttctttcattttattccttgtcttttaattttcttaaaggtatcattgaaatagaaaagttttaaatgttgaaaaaaatctttttattaaggtttgtttttccatttataaaccatgtttttgttgtttgtttaacaactctttaaacaaatatttaaatacatgggAATGTGGTTCAGCTGGTGAAGTACGTACTTTgaaagcacgaggacctgagtttgattttcatcatccttctttaaaaaaaaatctaggtatgGTGGCATTCACTTGTAATTCTGGGGACTCATTGGCCTAATCAAACCCTGCCATACCTGTAACTACTAGGAATCTTCACTTTGTTATGGTTTTGAGTTGTCTCCAAGGACTCATGTTGGTGGCTTGGTTCTCAGTGTATGGGTGATGACACCTTTAATGGTGTTGAGCCAAGTGGGAAGTGATTATATTATCAGTGATATTACTCTTGAAAGGAACTAAGTCATTCTCGGAGGACACTTGGTGGTCCCCACAAGAGACAGGTCTCTTTAGTTCTTCAGATTCCTGCCACTCCATGTGATTTTTGCCTTCTTGCCTATGCTCAGATCGTGAAGGCTATTCTGTGCAGTGACATAACAATGGCGTTCTTACGGGAGCTGAGCAAAATGTCATGCTGAGTCTCCAAAGCTTCAAGCTAAACAAACCTTTATTCTTTATAAAGTTCCAACTTTGGGGATTTTACTATATCAGAGGAAATggattgatgtattattttagtttgttctttCCATATATAAAATTTGGGTCAAAAGAAtcctatatttttctttcttgcattaatttatttgtgtgtatgtcttcatatgtgtgcacatatagagatcagaggactaTTTGCtagagtcagttctgtccttttaTCATGTGGGTTCCTAAAATTGAACTGAGGTTGTTAAGCTTGGTGGTAAGTACCTTTTCCAGTGAGCCATTTTGCCAGTTTTTTATTGtccattttaatttaataatattatGAACTATTCCCAGAtcaataaaaatctttaaaatataccatTTTGACTGACatttaatatttctgaaattaAACTATATGACATTTTAATAGCATTTGTTAATATCACCCTAAAATTGACTACTTAGCTTTTGGGTATTCTTGAACTTTTCAAATTCCTTTTCAGGAATGCTGCACTAATTTACATTTGTATCAAACTGCAAGTCATTGACTATTTTTTGCCATATACATATCTGTACTATGCATTttcattagtaaaataaaataatatttattcacCACTTTTAGCATCCAAaagaacttttatattttaattgttatttccttGTGATCAGTATTTTCATATCTATGCTATTGTATTTATTCTGTGATCTATTTGTATCTTTGCTAATCATGTAAAATAACTGGACAGAAAAACTTTAGTTTgttacagttttaattttttgacacatcttatactttataatttatgTCAATATGCAAATATGCAAAATTTTTCTCTATTacaatactttaaatttttttcagaatatcaCATCATTAGGAGTTGAGTTCAGTAAAAATAGTGGCTTTGTTTTAAGTTAATAACCACATATCCTGTCTCTTATTGGGTCCAAGCCACTCATTGTCACCATTATTCCAGTTTCTGGAATGTCCCACTTTTTTATTCATCTCCTTTCTAACAGAGAGAAATTCAAGGAAACCATTAAAAAGGTGATTTATACCTAAGCTACCTCCAAGTTCCCTTTGACTCCATAAGATTGGGAATCCTCACTGTAAGAACTGTCAGTATCTGTCTTGGAGAGCTATATACTATCTCTTCACTCCCTTTTATACCTTGGTTGACACCTAGGGTCTGAATCAGAAGCCAGCAGAAAGCTCATGTTCTCCTGTGGATGGAGATATGGAACTGGTCCTTTCTAGTTGGTCCACAGAGAGGAAGGGCAGCCATTTTGCGAGCGGTATAGCCACATGCCTTTGAAACAGCTGCCGAAGGTACTTCCAGAACCGTTCACCCACAAAGACATAAATGATTGGGTTGACACAACAGTGGGTGTAGGCAATCACCTCAGTCACCTGCATGGCCAGATCTAACTGCTTGCTCTGCTCACACGGATTGGTGAATAGAGCATCTTGGAAAGCAGAAACAAATACAGTCAAGTTGTAGGGGGTCCAGAGGAGGAAGAATAGAAGAGTAATTGCAAATATCAGACGCACGGCTTTGGCCTTCTTCTCATTGGGTCGTCTGAGCAGAATTCTGATGATCCCTGCATAGCAGATTATCATGACTAACAGAGGCAAAATTAGTCCAAGGAGGTTTAGCTTTAGAGCCTGAAACCTTTTCCACTGCTTCAGGCTCTCATAGGGGAAATGAGGGCTACAGGTATGGTGAGTGAACTCCCACTGGGCCTTAAAAAAATATAAGGCAGGAATAGAAGCTAAGATGGCTAGGACCCAGGTGATAATACTGGTGATGATGCCAAAAGTGACAGTTCGGGCCCTCAGGGCAAACACTGCATGGACAATGGCCAGGTATCTGTCAATCGTCAGCAGGATGATAAAGAAGATCTCACTATATAAGCCCAGGTAATAAAACCCAGAGAGAAGCTTGCACATGGCATCACCAAAAACCCAGTTGTCTTTCAACTTGTAGTCAATCCAGAAAGGTAAAGTGAAAAGGAAGACCAGATCAGAGACAGCCAGGTTGAACAGGTAGATGCTCGTCATGCTTTGAAGCCTCCTATGCTGCATGAGCACCAGAATCACCAGGACATTGCCTACCACTCCAATGATGAACACAAGAGAGTACAGGGGGGGCAGAAGTCCAGCCCCAAAGGCTCTTACAGCAGTCTTTTGGCATGGAGTAGAGTCTCCATAGTCATATTCTGTAGTTGTGGGGTAGGCTTCTGTGATATCTAAAATCTCCATCCTTTGGTGAGGAACTGGTCAGGAACAATAGCTTCTGAATTTACTTTTCTGTTAAAGACAGTGAGTCCTAGGCAACAAAGACAAGACAATGGTTATATTCCTTTAACCAATGAACTGCTGATTGATACTTAGTGACTATCAAATCCTAGGGATGAAATGGAGGGTAAGGAGCCATTGCATTTTCTACTCACATGGACCTGTAGACTAAAAGGAACACAGAACAAacgaatgtctgtgtgtgtgtgtgtgtgtgtgtgtgtgtgtgtgtgtgtgtaattcattCAATTATTTCAAGAGTAATTGTATAAGGAGCTCATTGGATCAAACATAAAAGGAGACTTTATCTCACTGTTCTAACTAAAGAGTTTGGACTTAATGTTAAGTGGGCAAACTGTTCCCATTTAGAAGTGATGAAACAGAGGTACAAATTGCCACAGGATGCTGCATTGTGGTGCAAGACCTTAGAAGTGATGACACACAGCTACAGATTGCCTCAGGTTACAGAAATGTGGCACAAGACACAGAATGAGAGCTGAAGTAGAAATTTATGAGTGGGTTGCTCAATCCCAGCTCTGTAATGATAGGACTCTTCTGCCTCTAATCACAGCACTGGCTGTGCCACTGTTGTCTCCATGAAAGCTCTGGGGAGGAAGGCAGTTGTAGATAAGAACAAAAAGTTCATAGCTATGAAAAGTTATTATCTTTTCTGTTGTTCAAGAGTCTACAAGATTGTATTTTCAGTTGTAATGAAACAATGCATGTTAGTTAATGCAAAAATCATGGTACCTCAAGATCATTATAGCTGATACAGCAAATTCCTAATAGGACAACTCTCACTGTAGGTTGAGACACAAGGTACcaggttggttgttttgtttaggCTGATCCCTATAACATGGCCTTTGTATGATATAGGTAGACTTACAGTTAACTCAGCAGCCCTAGTGAGCACCATGAGACAGCAAGGAGGAGGGCATGACCTGGAGACAGAAATGGAAAATGGGCTCAGGGAAGAAGATGCCTGTACCCAACAGGTGACAGCATACAGGAACTAGATAGAAACTGTGACTCTGCTGAAATGGGCTCTGAGTTATTgttattgattattattattattattattattattattatcatcatcatcatcatcttcaatCGGGATTGTCTTGAGATAAACAAAGGACCAACAGATAGCTTGCCACTGTAGGACTTCTTCCACACCATGCATGTTTTTACATGAATTCTTTCCAGTTAACNNNNNNNNNNNNNNNNNNNNNNNNNNNNNNNNNNNNNNNNNNNNNNNNNNNNNNNNNNNNNNNNNNNNNNNNNNNNNNNNNNNNNNNNNNNNNNNNNNNNNNNNNNNNNNNNNNNNNNNNNNNNNNNNNNNNNNNNNNNNNNNNNNNNNNNNNNNNNNNNNNNNNNNNNNNNNNNNNNNNNNNNNNNNNNNNNNNNNNNNNNNNNNNNNNNNNNNNNNNNNNNNNNNNNNNNNNNNNNNNNNNNNNNNNNNNNNNNNNNNNNNNNNNNNNNNNNNNNNNNNNNNNNNNNNNNNNNNNNNNNNNNNNNNNNNNNNNNNNNNNNNNNNNNNNNNNNNNNNNNNNNNNNNNNNNNNNNNNNNNNNNNNNNNNNNNNNNNNNNNNNNNNNNNNNNNNNNNNNNNNNNNNNNNNNNNNNNNNNNNNNNNNNNNNNNNNNNNNNNNNNNNNNNNNNNNNNNNNNNNNNNNNNNNNNNNNNNNNNNNNNNNNNNNNNNNNNNNNNNNNNNNNNNNNNNNNNNNNNNNNNNNNNNNNNNNNNNCTGGCTAACATTACATACTGCACACATCCTGAAATGCCCCCTGTATCCTTTAAATATGCAGAAGTGgctcatgtaaaataaaaataaaacctaagaaaagtgtaaagaaaaaaattcagtatgTTGTTATTGCCCAGAGTTTTTGTATTTGACCCAAATACCTATCAGTTAATTAGGTTACACCTGCTCCATCAATCCTGTGATTATCCCGGTCTTCTACTGGTCTCCCTTCTGGGGTCTTTAGTAAATGTTTCCTGATTACAAAATCTGTTCTGGAGCAGTGGTCTTTGAACATTAATGCACCTGAGAAAAGGGGCAACTATTGTGCTGAAGTGTCAAGAGGGGTCCCTTCATTTCCTATCGGCTCTGTCCCTGTAGTAACTCCTCCATGTCTTCCCTGTCAGCTCTCACTCAGGAAACTTCGGTGGCATTCAGGAATGATTGAGGCAGAGATTTCTGCTTCCTGTTGCTCATGCTAGTGCTGAAGAGGGCAGACATTCAGCTTGGCACTCAGGACTTCTAGATAGCTGACAGCTCTAGTGCAGAGTCAACAAAAGTTGGGGAGCAATGTCATGTGGGGCAAGGTGGTCCTCAGGAGCCCAGTTCCTCTAGCCACTATGAAGGCAGGTTGAGTTCAGCATGGTCAAGTGCTATGTTCAACAGCCACCTGCCTACTGAGAGACCCCAGCTCTATCTGTTCTCCCTAAATTGTCAGGTCATAGCAGTTCCAGGGCACATTGCTGCTAAGGAGACAAGACCTGGGCTGtggttggaggggaaaccaaagGCCCATTTTGCCATTGACCCTCCCAGGCCTGTGAATAGTTTGGTAGAAGTCTTCCCCAGGTCCCTTGCACAGTGCTTATGTAGATCCCTAGAGCCTGGATTCTACTAGAGTCCTGTAGCCTGCTTATTTGTGAAGTGTCTGGGAAGAGATGATAAGAAGTACCTAGGCCCATGGTGAAGCCAGATGCTTATTGTGGTTCATAAGAATCAGTTGTGTGCATCTGTGCTCTCTGAGCAGCATGTGGACAACTTGCAACTGTCTACCATAGaaatgtgtgcatctgtgctcTCTGAGCAGCATGTGGACAACTTGCAACTGTCTACCATAGAAATCAACAAGCATTACCAACCATGGTTCTCTGTTTTAGATCGAGGCCAGTTTTGTGCACTTTCTAGCCTTTCACTTCCCAAGCGTTCCTGACTGAATAATCCAGACCCGTCTCTCATGCATCCTAATATAAGGCCATTGTTACATATTTCCTACAGAGTTCTAGACCTTCTTGCTGTTTGTTGTGCAGAGTCAAGCTTTCTATGAAATTCTAAGGGTTTCTTGTTGTTTGAAAATCTATAGTtgtcccttttctctccaactcaTGGAAAGGAAGGAGCGCAAAATAGGCATCTGTTAGTGTCAATCCTAAACATCTCTCTTCAGTATAAAACCAACATACATCATCTTAGAATACAACAATTACATCCCAAAATTCTATCTATTTGCTCCTTCTTGAGGGCGACTCTTCTCCTCCTGCAAGACAGTAGTCCCATTTTTGTAATTTTAGTTATTATCTTAAGAAATCGATCCAGAATTTTGTCACTATTGCATTTGCAATGATTATTCTTACTAACATATATTCTCTTGCTACCATTTCTTTATAGTATTTTGTTGCCATTTGGGGAAGTTTCACAAGGGCAACTTTAAAAGCAACTTTCTATGAAGGCATTTCTTGTCTCTTTATACTGGTTTACTCTCTTAATTAATCAACAACAAATCCTCAATATCACTGTCTAGAAAAAGTTTTATTCTTGAGCATCCAGCCTTAATAATATGTCCAGCAGCATCATCATTTCCCAAGTATTAACTGCTTTACAGATGCAGCAATGGGCTACATAGGTTCTGTCTGGTTCTCAAAGCATTATCTAATGTTGAGGATCCCTGAACTGCACTCATGACTGAAGATTGCCTTTTACAGTAACTGACAGCATAGAAATGACAAATATCACTTACTGTGTTTCCAGAGTACTTTGTCCACACAGACTttgtttctgggcctttgagAGTCTTTATGAATTCAAGGTTCAAGGTCCCAACCTAGTAGGAAGTTCTTGGCTTCCTGTGTGATGATGGAGATTGGACTCTGGTTTCATAGTCTTTCAGAATGACAAGAATGGTGTAAAGTTCTTCTTTTTCATGGTCGGCTGCCTATGAAGCACCACAGTGCTAATTCCTGGGGTCCAAGTTCACTAAAGGTGTTTTGTCTGTCCTTTCTGCTCCACTTCCAGTAAAGTTCCAGTCTTCTCAGAGATAGCTCTGCCCTATAAGGATTGTGTAGGGAGGGGTTGGATGGAGTTGAGTTGGACTGTGCGTGTGACAATGAGTTGTTCCTAGGACTCATGGAGCAATTGATGTGTGTGGGCGTGTAAATGTAGGGCTAGTAATAGAGTTCTTGTGGTCAGCAAGGAGCCTCCCCCTTCTAAAGATTGCAAATGGAAAGGTCTAAACCAGAACTCATATCCTGTTCCTCAAAATCATCTGGCTGATGAATGAGGACCTAGAGAGGCATCCCCTCTCTTTGGGGTCCTATATCTAAGTTATTTCTATTTGTACTCTAACTGCTCCCCATACTTCTCTTCTGCTCCCAAATCCTTTCCCCACCAAACCTCAAGGAATGTTTTTCTCTCAAGGATATCTGGCATGAGAGAGTATGATATAAGCtgttctcccttctttttctgatATGAATGGTgctacatgcttttaatctcaacattaaacaggcagaggcaggagtatttctgtgagatccaggacagtctggtctatataagttccaggacagtcaggagtACATAGTGACCCTTGTCAAAAAANNNNNNNNNNNNNNNNNNNNNNNNNNNNNNNNNNNacaaataaaaaaatcatacaaaaaaaaaaccccaccagaTATTTTCAGGGTAATATGactcccctttccttcttgaTACTTTTGGTTTATGTATGCACTGGCCAAACATGGTCACACGAATGCAAAGTCCAGCACCTTCCTACACCTCTTTGAGTCTTGGGTCTAATCTGTCAAATGAGAATACTGTCCACTTCAGCTGATGGCAGGAGTGTGAGGTGGAAGAGTACATGAAGAACATCAGAAGGTCTGGCTCAacaataaagaagccagaaataaacATTGGGAAAaatacagcatcttcaacaaatggtgctggtcaaactgaatgactgcatgtaggagaatgcaaatagatccatacttatcaccctgtgAAAAACTCAACTTCAAATATCTCAAAGACCTCAACATCAGGCCAGATACACTGTGATAGAAAAGTGGGAAATAACTGgcataggaaaagactttctgaaaagAAGGTGATAGCACAGGTTCTAAGAACAACAATCAGTAAGCATGACTTCATTAAATTGAAAAGCTCCTATAAAGCAAAGGACAACATCATTTTTTCAAAGTAGCAGGCTACAAAACtggaattattttttaactaattaCACATCTTGCATAGGTctactatccaaaatatataaagaactcaaaaaatgaggcaccaaggaaacaaatatccccatttaaaaaataagatacatatgtaaacagagaattctctaaaggagaaactcaaatggctgagaaatacttaaaggaATATATCTTTAGCTacctttagccatcagggaaatgcaaatcaaaactactttgagatttcattttacaccaatcagaatgcccaggataaataaaacaaatgacaacttATGCTGCTGAGTATGTGAGTAAGGGGAACTCTCATCCATTGCTGGCGGAAGGGcaaaaacttgtacaaccacagtggaaatcagtgtggtagtttctcaggaagctgggaatcaatctacttcaagatccaactatactattcttgggcatatacctaaagaaCTCTACATCATattacagagacacttgctcaaccatgttctttactgctctattcataatagccagatatagaaacaacttagatgcctatcaacagataaatggataaagaaaatgtgataaatttaCACAATAGGATATTGTATAAATCAGCCATTAAGATGAAATTTTCAGacagaaggagctagaaaaaaaaatcatcctgagtgaagtaacacaggCACACAAAGGCAAATATGGTAGGTATTCACGTATGTGAGGATTTAGCTGTTAAATCATTGATAATCAAGCTATAATCCATATAACAACAGAGGTTTGTATAGAGTAAGAGGCTATGGGGAAGGGATGGATTACTCTAGGGAAGGGAAATATAATGGATAGCTATGGATAGATGAGGGATGTACTGGAATGGGAAGATCAAATGtgaatgggggagggaagagagaaatgagggGGAATATGGGGATGGATATCAACAGTTAAGGGTAGTTTGAGGAATCATATGGAAATCTAATACAGTAGAAtcttctaaaaatatatacatgatcTAAATAATGGGAAGACAGAATCACCAATGtacatctcttgtcaccaaatgaagcttccagtacctgGAAAGGTTTACATATAATTGAGTTGTTGACCAAATGGGTCTCGTGGAAACCCCTAAATAGCCCAGTCTATTCCCAGGGTTATTAGTTGCTCGCTACAAACTGTCAGGAAGACTCTATTGCtcaagacaacacctacacaactcattgaatatGGCTGGAGTCTATCTAGATCCTTCAACCCAATGGACTAATACACCCCAGTGTTCATGATACTGGAAGATACcctgcatgctaccaaaggagaaaggcaaAACCCAACACTGCTGCAAACCTGCAATGGTGATATGCCTGCAAGATCAATGGTGGTTGACTACTTGTGGGAGTACCCAACCAAGATCTgattgtatgtatgcacacacatattcaagcacacatgtacatgtacaggcatgtgtgtgagtgtgggtatgaGCCTGCCATTGCATGTATGTCAGAGGGCAATCTCTAGTTTTGGTCCTTGACTTCCACCTTGCTTGAGGcagtgtctttttttgttgttcactACTGGATACACGAAGCTAACTGACTCAGGATCTTCCAGAgattctgtctctatctcctgtcCTTCTTTAGAAGAACTTGTATTACAGATGCATATTACAACCTCTGGATTTATATAGGTTCCAGGGATtagaactcatgtcctcatgcttctgcagcaagcattttactcaGGGAGTCATTTCagacttatttttttgagacatgttctcaCATAACTCATGTTGATTTTGAACTCCTTATCTTCCTGACTTTGCCTCCTcggtgctggaattataggtatgtaaTACCATGTCATGTTTATGTGGCCCTAGGGATCAAACTGAAGgctttgtgcacactaggcaaaTACTCTCAGCCGTGTAGTGTCTTGACAATAGCTATATATAGGATTTTGGGTAGCTTTTCGAGTTACATTGTTCAAGGATTGTAAAAGACTAAGCAAAATGTTTCACTATACTTACCTAAGAAactcataaatttttaaaaaattattattattattattattattattattattattattattattattttatgttatatgtctgtgtgggtgttgTATGCACATGTCACAGCATGTGCATGGACAACATCCAGGAGTTTGTTCTATCCCTCAAACCATGAGTTCTGAACTCCAATTCAGTTTTATgtaacaagtgcttttacccacagAACTATCTCACCTGCTCAGGAACTTTTCTTTAGTAAACAAAATCCTAAGGTGGCTTCTAAGGCACAGGTTTAAAGGGTGATAAGATAAAACATAGATTAGAAAGGTCATCAAATAAATTCTTACTAAACACAGATCACAAGGAACTCAGGGCACATTTGGGCTTTAACATAGTTCAAGATATTGTTTGTGAGATTTCCCTTAATCTTAACCCACAGTCACCTCACACACTTATCATATGACTTCAAATTGTGAGCCGaatgaacccttccttccttaagtttctGTTTGAGGGTAGGTATTCTGCCATAGTCATGATAAAGTCACTATTTGCCCAAGGAAATGGAGGGAGCAAGCTAATCCAAGAGGGCAAGACAGCTGGTATGTCACTCTAGCTAAGTTGTTGCTTGATGGGTTCCCTATTATGTATAGTATCCAGATGTGACACAGAACAGCAGTCTACCAGTTCTTTTTAGACAGGAAGCTCTTATGCTAGAAAGTGAGAATGGGAAGTGAAAAGACTAGAAATAAATACTGGCCCATTTTTAGAGTACACAGAGCTATAAAGACCAAATCTTTGTACAATACGGAAACttgacagagaagaaagcaaaatcaGCCTATGTTATAGCTTCTTAATGCTCTTGCTGACATTGTCTTttcattatgaaaaaataaacatttattttttctggttGGTATTTCTGAAGCTTTAATTATTAGAATCatctttctggtttgtttgttgttttttttttttttttttttttttttttttttttttttttgcttcatcgCCACATATTCTATGACTTACAGAAACATTATAactaagtatatttattttaactctACATTCACTTACTATGTGACAGACATTCACATCAGCACTTTGTGTGTGTTGTCAGTTATTCTTTATGACAGTCTCATCAGGAAAATGCCACTATCATTTATACTTCAAAGGTTGGAATAATTAATATCTGAGAAATTGAGCAAGTTGTTGCGGTTACATGTCAGATTAAAGGTCTAAAATAAGTGAAATATTGCAACAATGGAAGAAAATACTGGACAAATTAGAAAAGATGGGCCCAAGAAGCCttcaaacaatatttaaaaagcagaacaaaataaaaagttgatGAAATTTATTACACCATAATTAAGGCTTTCTATTCAACATAGAAATGAATACATAGGTATCACAGGGAGGGAAGTCATCGTGAGAATAAAACACTAGAAAATAAAAGTCTATCACTTCTCAGCATGATATAAAATCAGTAAATGGAATTATCAAACCCAGTAAAGTCTCCCAAGGTAAGCAGATGGTAGCCACTGGAAATGGGACCATCAGGTAAACCACGTTATATAGTTGAGCATGATACAATTATTCCAGAGCACATTTCACACAGCACATATTGACCCTGCTGTTAAGTAAAAACAAAGCACTAGAAAGTATTACTCCAGATTAGATACATAGAACCTGCAGGATTAGAAAAGTGAGATGGAGgttaatgtaatataataaatatatgtagtgcatattattatattaattatatacttaGAGGCCTGATCCTTTAGGGAGAAGACTATAAACAGGAAATGTAAATATCTTCCCTATTTACTTGCTAGAAATCTTTGGTTTTAACAAATATTATAACTCTCTCTTAAGACTTTCCTACTCAAATGACAACAGTGCCTCAATAGGTCTCAAATACTTTGACCTTGAGTTCAAGGGTTTTCAAGAGGTAGAGGAGGCATCTGTGAGCTACTATTGGATTCCAGGTTCAGAGTACACACAATTATGTACTCAACTGGTTCCATAATCACTTGGTTTGCCAGTGTACA
This window contains:
- the LOC116073407 gene encoding C-C chemokine receptor type 1 encodes the protein MEILDITEAYPTTTEYDYGDSTPCQKTAVRAFGAGLLPPLYSLVFIIGVVGNVLVILVLMQHRRLQSMTSIYLFNLAVSDLVFLFTLPFWIDYKLKDNWVFGDAMCKLLSGFYYLGLYSEIFFIILLTIDRYLAIVHAVFALRARTVTFGIITSIITWVLAILASIPALYFFKAQWEFTHHTCSPHFPYESLKQWKRFQALKLNLLGLILPLLVMIICYAGIIRILLRRPNEKKAKAVRLIFAITLLFFLLWTPYNLTVFVSAFQDALFTNPCEQSKQLDLAMQVTEVIAYTHCCVNPIIYVFVGERFWKYLRQLFQRHVAIPLAKWLPFLSVDQLERTSSISPSTGEHELSAGF